Proteins from a single region of Harpia harpyja isolate bHarHar1 chromosome 14, bHarHar1 primary haplotype, whole genome shotgun sequence:
- the NOL11 gene encoding nucleolar protein 11 isoform X2, with protein MCVLSGCQVYVSCLTVGWRMKDFRLQHLKLKVSDQKPLGCWSVKHGQIITCPVVCNFETHEYIAVHDDKVLRIWKNKDINLDKVFKATLSADVYRIHSLPNGGPVVLFKGGGVRTLDVLLEAPQQEIQNIISDEVIKWSEAFMEGQQPVLIFTTEKDGDFFVYVQKLKMNSLHKYKLEQQELSKPLSFTAYIKNQIITLLCLYSNDSVYKVLIPLQQNTEEEEQILSKSLLLNLSVSGSVLKGTSFVVLDKDHVAVLGSLAASGEESKECLTIWNTKFQTLQTSKELPLGTSGQLWCYEEKFFFTHGKVLTVIMYKCETSSLAAAVGKLKDSQTPDVSSFVNWNTLGDEELVVSFQSQQSVALKSESKMTLRSKRNTVAKVQPDTLSVGQLLLNLKDASTTAFEDELRQLMSKAQMPDFQATIGCVITALINRCKTNPKYYPRNFLLQIVQTRDLSYSLCPDLMAVALEKKDVHLLQICLQRFPDIPEEITYACLKVFLSISEAYLQRIDVNLESVICYIDIEFNNKEVKTEIVENGFNAELEQDIWDTKIAKETHLMSDGEFCPVGPQKAALLNAVLHSAYSETFLLPHLKNLPAQQAVLFLRYLYYLYVKCSEKINTTLPGIRSPTINQIMDWMCLLLDAQFTVMVMLPEAKELLSNLHKFVRAQVRFYSELNKIEGSLRELQRLNHQKDSQTYSIEVLELI; from the exons ATGTGCGTTTTGTCCGGCTGTCAGGTTTATGTCAGCTGCCTCACTGTTGGCTGGAGGATGAAAGATTTTCGTTTGCAGCACTTGAAGCTAAAA GTTTCAGATCAGAAGCCACTAGGTTGTTGGTCAGTTAAACATGGGCAGATTATCACATGTCCGGTTGTATGCAACTTTGAAACTCATGAATATATAGCTGTTCATGATGACAAG GTTTTAAGAATATGGAAGAACAAAGATATTAACTTGGACAAAGTATTTAAAGCAACG CTTTCAGCTGATGTATACAGAATACATTCACTACCCAATGGAGGGCCAGTGGTACTATTCAAAGGAGGTGGTGTTCGAACTTTAGATGTCCTTTTGGAAGCCCCACAACAAGAAATTCAAAACATTATCTCAGACGAAGTCATCAA GTGGAGTGAAGCTTTTATGGAAGGTCAACAACCTGTCTTAATTTTTACTACTGAGAAA gatggggatttttttgtctACGTACAGAAACTTAAGATGAATAGTCTACACAAATATAAGCTTGAACAACAGGAATTATCTAAACCACTGAGTTTCACGGCCTATataaaaaatcaaataatcaCACTTCTGTGTTTGT ATTCCAATGACTCTGTGTACAAGGTTCTGATACCTCTGCAGCAAAATACTGAAGAGGAAGAGCAAATTTTGTCCAAGTCACTACTACTAAACCTTTCGGTATCTGGAAGTGTTCTGAAAGGAACTTCTTTCGTTGTTCTTGATAAAGACCACGTTGCAGTATTAGGAAGTCTAGCTGCATCTGGTGAAGAATCCAAAG AGTGCCTAACAATATGGAATACAAAATTTCAGACGTTGCAAACTTCAAAGGAACTGCCTCTGGGAACCAGTGGACAA ttGTGGTGTtatgaggaaaaatttttttttactcatgGGAAAGTGTTAACAGTGATTATGTACAAGTGTGAAACGTCATCTTTggcagctgctgtgggaaagcTCAAGGACAGTCAAACCCCTG ATGTGTCTTCATTTGTGAACTGGAATACCCTTGGAGATGAAGAGCTGGTGGTTTCCTTTCAGTCACAGCAGTCTGTAGCTCTAAAATCTGAGTCCAAAATGACT ttaAGATCAAAAAGGAACACAGTTGCTAAAGTACAGCCAGATACCTTATCAGTTGGGCAGCTCTTGCTAAATCTAAAA GACGCTTCTACAACTGCATTTGAAGATGAATTGAGACAATTGATGTCAAAAGCACAGATGCCAGATTTCCAAGCTACCATTGGATGTGTAATAACTGCTCTTATAAACAGATGTAAAACAAATCCAAAGTACTACCCTCGAAATTTCCTGCTACAGATAGTCCAAACCCGAGACTTGTCTTACAG TTTATGTCCAGATTTAATGGCTGttgctttggagaaaaaagatGTGCATCTCTTACAAATCTGCTTACAACGGTTTCCAGATATTCCTGAAGAAATTACTTATGCTTGcttgaaagtatttttaag CATTAGTGAAGCCTATCTTCAAAGAATAGATGTGAATCTAGAATCTGTAATCTGTTACATTGATATTGAATTCAACAATAAAGAAGTTAAGACTGAAATTGTAGAAAATGGTTTCAATGCGGAGCTGGAACAAGACATCTGGGATACTAAAATCGCAAAGGAAACCCATCTGATGTCTGATGGTGAATTCTGCCCTGTTGGACCACAGAAGGCAGCATTATT AAATGCTGTTCTCCATTCAGCTTAcagtgaaacatttcttttgccTCATCTGAAAAACCTTCCAGCTCAGCAAGCTGTT cTGTTTCTCAGGTATCTATACTACCTGTATGTGAAATGCAGTGAAAAAATTAATACCACTCTTCCTGGAATACGCTCTCCAACTATAAATCAG attaTGGATTGGATGTGCCTATTACTTGATGCTCAGTTCACAGTAATGGTGATGCTACCAGAAGCAAAAGAGTTGCTTTCAAACCTGCATAAGTTTGTGAGAGCCCAA gtaCGGTTCTACTCCGAACTCAACAAGATTGAAGGAAGTTTGCGAGAATTACAAAGACTTAACCACCAGAAAGACTCTCAGACATATTCTATTGAAGTGCTGGAACttatttga
- the NOL11 gene encoding nucleolar protein 11 isoform X1, whose protein sequence is MAALCESFTLCGLGPSGGVGLGGGLLALEPGPDPDHVLLTDRGRTATLFKVSDQKPLGCWSVKHGQIITCPVVCNFETHEYIAVHDDKVLRIWKNKDINLDKVFKATLSADVYRIHSLPNGGPVVLFKGGGVRTLDVLLEAPQQEIQNIISDEVIKWSEAFMEGQQPVLIFTTEKDGDFFVYVQKLKMNSLHKYKLEQQELSKPLSFTAYIKNQIITLLCLYSNDSVYKVLIPLQQNTEEEEQILSKSLLLNLSVSGSVLKGTSFVVLDKDHVAVLGSLAASGEESKECLTIWNTKFQTLQTSKELPLGTSGQLWCYEEKFFFTHGKVLTVIMYKCETSSLAAAVGKLKDSQTPDVSSFVNWNTLGDEELVVSFQSQQSVALKSESKMTLRSKRNTVAKVQPDTLSVGQLLLNLKDASTTAFEDELRQLMSKAQMPDFQATIGCVITALINRCKTNPKYYPRNFLLQIVQTRDLSYSLCPDLMAVALEKKDVHLLQICLQRFPDIPEEITYACLKVFLSISEAYLQRIDVNLESVICYIDIEFNNKEVKTEIVENGFNAELEQDIWDTKIAKETHLMSDGEFCPVGPQKAALLNAVLHSAYSETFLLPHLKNLPAQQAVLFLRYLYYLYVKCSEKINTTLPGIRSPTINQIMDWMCLLLDAQFTVMVMLPEAKELLSNLHKFVRAQVRFYSELNKIEGSLRELQRLNHQKDSQTYSIEVLELI, encoded by the exons ATGGCGGCGCTGTGCGAGAGCTTCACGCTGTGCGGTTTGGGTCCCAGTGGCGGCGTCGGCCTCGGCGGCGGCCTCCTGGCGCTGGAGCCGGGCCCCGACCCCGACCACGTCCTGCTCACCGACCGCGGCAGGACGGCCACGCTCTTTAAG GTTTCAGATCAGAAGCCACTAGGTTGTTGGTCAGTTAAACATGGGCAGATTATCACATGTCCGGTTGTATGCAACTTTGAAACTCATGAATATATAGCTGTTCATGATGACAAG GTTTTAAGAATATGGAAGAACAAAGATATTAACTTGGACAAAGTATTTAAAGCAACG CTTTCAGCTGATGTATACAGAATACATTCACTACCCAATGGAGGGCCAGTGGTACTATTCAAAGGAGGTGGTGTTCGAACTTTAGATGTCCTTTTGGAAGCCCCACAACAAGAAATTCAAAACATTATCTCAGACGAAGTCATCAA GTGGAGTGAAGCTTTTATGGAAGGTCAACAACCTGTCTTAATTTTTACTACTGAGAAA gatggggatttttttgtctACGTACAGAAACTTAAGATGAATAGTCTACACAAATATAAGCTTGAACAACAGGAATTATCTAAACCACTGAGTTTCACGGCCTATataaaaaatcaaataatcaCACTTCTGTGTTTGT ATTCCAATGACTCTGTGTACAAGGTTCTGATACCTCTGCAGCAAAATACTGAAGAGGAAGAGCAAATTTTGTCCAAGTCACTACTACTAAACCTTTCGGTATCTGGAAGTGTTCTGAAAGGAACTTCTTTCGTTGTTCTTGATAAAGACCACGTTGCAGTATTAGGAAGTCTAGCTGCATCTGGTGAAGAATCCAAAG AGTGCCTAACAATATGGAATACAAAATTTCAGACGTTGCAAACTTCAAAGGAACTGCCTCTGGGAACCAGTGGACAA ttGTGGTGTtatgaggaaaaatttttttttactcatgGGAAAGTGTTAACAGTGATTATGTACAAGTGTGAAACGTCATCTTTggcagctgctgtgggaaagcTCAAGGACAGTCAAACCCCTG ATGTGTCTTCATTTGTGAACTGGAATACCCTTGGAGATGAAGAGCTGGTGGTTTCCTTTCAGTCACAGCAGTCTGTAGCTCTAAAATCTGAGTCCAAAATGACT ttaAGATCAAAAAGGAACACAGTTGCTAAAGTACAGCCAGATACCTTATCAGTTGGGCAGCTCTTGCTAAATCTAAAA GACGCTTCTACAACTGCATTTGAAGATGAATTGAGACAATTGATGTCAAAAGCACAGATGCCAGATTTCCAAGCTACCATTGGATGTGTAATAACTGCTCTTATAAACAGATGTAAAACAAATCCAAAGTACTACCCTCGAAATTTCCTGCTACAGATAGTCCAAACCCGAGACTTGTCTTACAG TTTATGTCCAGATTTAATGGCTGttgctttggagaaaaaagatGTGCATCTCTTACAAATCTGCTTACAACGGTTTCCAGATATTCCTGAAGAAATTACTTATGCTTGcttgaaagtatttttaag CATTAGTGAAGCCTATCTTCAAAGAATAGATGTGAATCTAGAATCTGTAATCTGTTACATTGATATTGAATTCAACAATAAAGAAGTTAAGACTGAAATTGTAGAAAATGGTTTCAATGCGGAGCTGGAACAAGACATCTGGGATACTAAAATCGCAAAGGAAACCCATCTGATGTCTGATGGTGAATTCTGCCCTGTTGGACCACAGAAGGCAGCATTATT AAATGCTGTTCTCCATTCAGCTTAcagtgaaacatttcttttgccTCATCTGAAAAACCTTCCAGCTCAGCAAGCTGTT cTGTTTCTCAGGTATCTATACTACCTGTATGTGAAATGCAGTGAAAAAATTAATACCACTCTTCCTGGAATACGCTCTCCAACTATAAATCAG attaTGGATTGGATGTGCCTATTACTTGATGCTCAGTTCACAGTAATGGTGATGCTACCAGAAGCAAAAGAGTTGCTTTCAAACCTGCATAAGTTTGTGAGAGCCCAA gtaCGGTTCTACTCCGAACTCAACAAGATTGAAGGAAGTTTGCGAGAATTACAAAGACTTAACCACCAGAAAGACTCTCAGACATATTCTATTGAAGTGCTGGAACttatttga